A genome region from Leifsonia sp. Root112D2 includes the following:
- the rpsT gene encoding 30S ribosomal protein S20 codes for MANIKSQIKRIGTNKKAQDRNKAVRSEVKTAVRATREAVAAGDKDKAVSALKVAAKKLDKATSKGVLHKNQAANRKSSIAKQVASL; via the coding sequence GTGGCAAACATTAAGTCGCAGATCAAGCGCATCGGCACCAACAAGAAGGCGCAGGACCGCAACAAGGCCGTCCGCAGCGAGGTCAAGACAGCGGTTCGCGCCACGCGCGAGGCCGTTGCGGCAGGCGACAAGGACAAGGCCGTCAGCGCGCTCAAGGTCGCAGCCAAGAAGCTCGACAAGGCCACGAGCAAGGGCGTGCTCCACAAGAACCAGGCAGCTAACCGCAAGTCGTCGATCGCCAAGCAGGTTGCGAGCCTCTAG
- a CDS encoding DUF1990 family protein codes for MRRSTFTDEPVTYGAVGGTQAPDLLYYPPKGYRPLERSVRLGSGTERFETASRLAMTWGIQRGSGMRVVETHEGTGEQYTGVRFNADGSPAAVQGGGDHEARFGEDGTPYITNGMTAVLKIPVWPLTFSAPLRVVYVIDEARRVGFAYGTLHGHPESGEESFVVEHRDDDSVWLVVRALSRPATWYYRLVAPLLRLQQRRFTKRYLRSLLPTRVA; via the coding sequence ATGCGTCGCTCAACCTTTACGGACGAACCGGTCACCTATGGTGCCGTGGGCGGAACGCAGGCGCCCGATCTGCTCTATTACCCGCCGAAGGGGTACCGCCCGCTGGAGAGATCCGTGCGGTTGGGTAGCGGCACTGAACGTTTCGAGACGGCATCCCGACTGGCGATGACCTGGGGAATCCAGCGTGGCAGCGGCATGCGTGTCGTCGAGACGCACGAGGGTACCGGCGAGCAGTACACGGGGGTGCGCTTCAACGCAGACGGCAGCCCCGCCGCGGTGCAGGGCGGCGGCGATCACGAGGCACGGTTCGGTGAGGACGGCACGCCGTACATCACCAATGGCATGACGGCGGTGCTGAAGATTCCCGTCTGGCCCCTGACCTTCTCGGCGCCGCTTCGCGTGGTGTACGTGATCGACGAGGCTCGGCGGGTGGGCTTCGCCTATGGAACGCTGCACGGGCATCCGGAAAGCGGCGAGGAGTCGTTCGTCGTGGAACACCGCGACGACGACTCGGTATGGCTTGTCGTACGCGCCCTCTCCCGGCCGGCGACCTGGTATTACCGCCTTGTCGCCCCTCTCCTGCGCCTGCAGCAACGCCGATTCACGAAGCGCTATCTGCGGTCGCTGCTGCCGACGCGAGTGGCGTAG
- the holA gene encoding DNA polymerase III subunit delta translates to MAARGGKSSSGTAKAAASIPQLSWDGTRAAPVVLVSGTETVLADRAMRALRDLLKVEDPSLEVSDILASDYAPGELLTLASPSLFAEPRLIRVDAVEKCTDAFLSETLAYLSDPAEGAVVVLRHAGGVRGKKLLDAIRSGLGGGVEVVCAELKKDSDKYEFARAEFARAQKRIAPGALRAITTAFVDDLAELAAACQQLISDASEEITEATVDKYYGGRVEANAFRVADAAIAGRHGEALVTLRHALASGADPVPIVAAFASKIRTMAKLSGARGASGQLARQFGLAPWQVERAQRDLRGWDEAGLGRCIETLAATDAAIKGGGRDPVFSLERLVRVVSARGAV, encoded by the coding sequence GTGGCGGCGCGAGGCGGTAAGAGCTCCAGCGGCACGGCGAAGGCCGCGGCATCGATTCCGCAGCTTTCATGGGACGGCACTCGTGCGGCTCCCGTCGTGTTGGTCTCAGGCACCGAGACGGTGCTGGCCGACCGGGCGATGCGGGCATTGAGGGATCTGCTCAAGGTCGAAGACCCGAGTCTTGAGGTCAGCGATATTCTCGCCAGTGACTATGCGCCGGGGGAGTTGCTGACCCTGGCCAGCCCGTCGCTCTTCGCCGAGCCACGCCTGATTCGCGTTGACGCCGTCGAGAAGTGCACCGACGCGTTCCTGAGCGAGACGCTGGCGTATCTCAGCGACCCGGCCGAGGGTGCGGTGGTCGTGCTGCGGCACGCGGGCGGGGTGCGCGGCAAGAAGCTTCTCGATGCGATTCGTTCCGGGCTGGGCGGCGGCGTCGAGGTGGTGTGCGCCGAGCTCAAGAAGGACAGCGACAAATACGAGTTCGCCCGTGCCGAGTTCGCCCGCGCCCAGAAGCGCATCGCACCGGGCGCGTTGCGCGCCATCACCACAGCGTTCGTCGACGACCTGGCCGAGCTCGCCGCAGCGTGCCAGCAGCTCATCTCCGATGCCAGCGAGGAGATCACTGAGGCCACCGTCGACAAGTATTACGGGGGTCGGGTAGAGGCCAACGCGTTCCGGGTGGCGGATGCCGCCATAGCCGGCCGTCACGGAGAGGCTCTGGTCACCCTGCGGCACGCGCTTGCATCCGGGGCGGATCCCGTTCCGATCGTCGCGGCGTTCGCGAGCAAGATTCGAACCATGGCCAAGCTCTCCGGCGCGCGTGGGGCATCCGGCCAGTTGGCTCGGCAGTTCGGCCTGGCACCGTGGCAGGTTGAACGTGCACAGCGTGATCTGCGCGGCTGGGACGAGGCCGGGCTCGGCAGATGCATCGAGACTCTCGCCGCCACGGATGCCGCCATCAAGGGCGGCGGTCGGGATCCGGTGTTCTCCCTCGAACGCCTGGTGCGCGTCGTCAGCGCACGCGGCGCCGTTTAG
- a CDS encoding siderophore-interacting protein, giving the protein MLTSTVEPSTAARTRPSYSTFPVSVVRLQRRSESFVRVTFGGGSLRDFGTTGLDQRIKVILPLPGIGVSAFPDGIDWYASWRALPEQLRNPIRTYTVRAVRPEAAEIDVDFVLHGDGGPASRWVAGAAVGDELAIVGPHVEAEDPLSGVEWRPGDARTVLLAGDETAAPAVCSILAALPRETRGSAFIEVPCAADIEVTDAPAGVTVTWLPRTHTRRAHGVALSDAVREWTALHLAGRAAAGSVSAVSATEQNDEDDIDIDHGILWEVPQQRSTDDGLYAWLAGEAGAIKSLRRFLVSESGIDRRRVAFMGYWRAGRAELN; this is encoded by the coding sequence GTGCTTACCTCGACAGTCGAACCTTCGACGGCCGCCCGAACCCGCCCGAGCTATTCGACCTTCCCGGTCTCGGTCGTCCGACTGCAGCGGCGCTCCGAGTCGTTTGTGCGCGTTACTTTCGGGGGCGGCTCGCTTCGCGATTTCGGTACCACGGGCCTCGATCAGCGCATCAAGGTGATTTTGCCGCTTCCCGGTATCGGGGTCAGCGCCTTTCCCGATGGCATTGACTGGTACGCGAGCTGGCGGGCGCTGCCAGAGCAGCTGCGCAATCCCATTCGCACGTACACGGTGAGGGCGGTGCGCCCCGAGGCGGCGGAGATCGACGTAGATTTCGTGCTGCACGGCGATGGAGGCCCGGCATCCCGATGGGTTGCGGGGGCAGCCGTTGGCGACGAACTGGCCATTGTGGGCCCGCATGTCGAGGCCGAAGACCCACTCTCGGGCGTCGAATGGCGGCCGGGCGACGCACGTACCGTGCTGCTCGCCGGTGACGAGACGGCGGCTCCGGCGGTCTGCTCGATCCTTGCCGCCCTGCCGCGTGAGACCCGAGGCTCTGCATTCATCGAGGTTCCCTGTGCCGCAGACATCGAGGTGACGGATGCTCCCGCGGGCGTCACGGTGACCTGGCTGCCGCGTACGCACACTCGGCGCGCGCACGGCGTTGCTCTCTCGGATGCGGTGCGCGAGTGGACGGCGCTGCATCTCGCCGGACGCGCCGCGGCAGGAAGCGTCTCGGCAGTGAGCGCAACCGAGCAGAACGACGAAGACGACATTGACATCGATCACGGCATTCTCTGGGAGGTGCCGCAACAGCGGTCGACCGACGATGGTCTCTATGCCTGGCTCGCGGGTGAGGCCGGCGCGATCAAGTCGTTGCGTCGCTTTCTCGTCTCCGAGAGCGGCATCGACCGACGCAGAGTTGCGTTCATGGGCTATTGGCGCGCCGGTCGCGCCGAACTCAACTGA
- a CDS encoding NAD-dependent epimerase/dehydratase family protein encodes MSVFLTGATGFIGTAVLTRLLEEGHEVTALVRSDEKARIVEASGATALVGDITDTAMLGRAVAESDGVIHTANTGDKDAGAVDAAVADTVISALAGSGKAYIHTGGIWTFGTNPAITEDSLEQPPALTAWRPAIEQRVRAAAGIRGIVVVPAVVYGHGAGLPNLVANAPRGERAARSLRLIGDGSQHWTTVHVDDLAALYVLAYENATAGALFIGASGQNPTVRELGEAAAAAASLAGGVEPETPDATRERLGAAFADALLLDQQSTGTGARIDLGWEPNSPSLLEELSNGSYAPRA; translated from the coding sequence ATGAGCGTATTTCTCACCGGTGCGACCGGTTTCATCGGCACTGCAGTACTCACCCGACTTCTCGAGGAGGGCCACGAGGTCACCGCACTGGTGCGCTCTGACGAAAAGGCGCGCATTGTCGAGGCGTCCGGGGCGACTGCCCTTGTCGGCGACATCACCGACACGGCTATGCTCGGCCGCGCCGTGGCCGAGAGCGACGGTGTGATCCACACCGCGAACACCGGAGACAAGGATGCCGGTGCCGTCGATGCGGCCGTCGCCGACACCGTGATCTCCGCACTCGCCGGCAGCGGCAAGGCGTACATTCACACGGGTGGAATCTGGACCTTCGGCACCAACCCCGCTATTACGGAGGATTCCCTGGAGCAGCCCCCGGCATTGACCGCGTGGCGCCCGGCAATCGAGCAGCGCGTGCGCGCCGCCGCAGGCATCCGGGGCATCGTCGTGGTACCCGCCGTTGTCTACGGGCACGGGGCGGGCCTGCCCAACCTCGTGGCGAACGCGCCGCGTGGCGAGCGTGCCGCGCGCAGCCTGCGGCTCATCGGTGACGGCAGCCAGCACTGGACCACCGTGCACGTCGACGACCTTGCCGCGCTCTATGTTCTGGCCTACGAGAACGCCACCGCAGGCGCCCTTTTTATCGGGGCCAGCGGCCAGAATCCGACCGTGCGCGAACTGGGCGAGGCGGCCGCGGCAGCCGCGTCTCTTGCGGGCGGGGTCGAGCCCGAGACGCCGGATGCGACCCGCGAGCGACTCGGCGCCGCGTTCGCCGACGCACTACTGCTCGACCAGCAGTCGACGGGCACGGGCGCCCGCATCGACCTGGGCTGGGAGCCGAATTCTCCGAGTCTTCTCGAGGAACTCAGCAACGGATCGTACGCGCCACGCGCGTGA
- a CDS encoding ABC transporter ATP-binding protein, translating to MQASAPVTARLAARGLRLAYDSHVVVEDLSIDIPDGGFTIIVGPNACGKSTLLKALSRTLKPTAGEVLLGGKPIESFKSKLVAREVALLPQSPIAPEAITVRDLVGRGRYPHQGLLQQWSAADERAVADALAATASTELAHRHVAELSGGQRQRVWMAMVLAQQTELLLLDEPTTFLDIAHQYDVLELCSRLHAEGRTLVAVLHDLNQAARYASNLVVMKEGRIVASGEPTRILTAELIDEVFGLPCIVIPDPVTGTPMVVARR from the coding sequence ATGCAGGCATCCGCACCCGTCACCGCTCGCCTGGCCGCGCGCGGTCTGCGCCTGGCCTATGACAGCCACGTGGTCGTAGAGGATCTGTCCATCGATATTCCGGATGGCGGCTTCACGATCATTGTCGGCCCCAATGCCTGCGGCAAATCCACGTTGCTCAAGGCACTCTCACGCACGCTGAAGCCGACGGCGGGAGAGGTGCTGCTCGGTGGCAAGCCCATCGAGTCATTCAAGAGCAAGCTCGTGGCGCGCGAGGTGGCGCTGCTTCCGCAGAGTCCGATAGCGCCCGAAGCCATCACGGTGCGCGACCTTGTCGGCCGCGGCAGGTATCCGCACCAGGGACTGCTACAGCAGTGGTCCGCCGCCGACGAGCGGGCCGTCGCGGATGCCCTTGCCGCGACAGCGAGCACCGAGCTCGCGCACCGTCACGTCGCCGAGCTTTCGGGCGGGCAGCGCCAGCGGGTGTGGATGGCCATGGTGCTGGCCCAGCAGACCGAGCTGCTGCTGCTGGATGAGCCGACCACCTTTCTTGACATCGCCCACCAATACGACGTGCTTGAGCTCTGCTCCCGGCTGCATGCTGAGGGTCGCACGCTCGTCGCCGTACTGCACGACCTCAACCAGGCGGCGCGCTACGCCAGCAACTTAGTGGTCATGAAGGAGGGCCGCATCGTGGCGTCGGGGGAGCCGACCCGGATTCTCACCGCTGAACTCATCGATGAGGTCTTCGGACTGCCGTGCATCGTCATCCCCGATCCGGTGACGGGCACTCCGATGGTTGTCGCGCGGCGGTGA
- a CDS encoding FecCD family ABC transporter permease: MRASRLVTGLLLALVLLALMVLVSLAVGNKYVPLPDVVGALAHPGHSYADAVIASRIPRTLLGLLVGAALAVAGAIMQGITRNPLADPGLFGVNIGAAAAIVTGMAFFGLGSAATSVWVALPGAFAAVVIVYLIGSGRGRATPVRLVLAGVVVSAVLAAYIQAITLSLPTVFEVYRFWVIGSLAGRDPQLVTAILPVVIAGLVLAFTLAGSLNALALGDDTARALGAHVGRTRILGALATTLLCAASTAAVGPIAFVGLAVPHIVRAFTGSDHRWLLPYSLIVGPSLLLAADVIGRVIVSPAELMVGIVTAFVGAPVLVLAVRRMRVGA, translated from the coding sequence ATGCGAGCGTCCCGGCTCGTCACCGGGCTGCTTCTCGCGCTCGTGCTCTTAGCGCTGATGGTGCTCGTCAGCCTGGCCGTCGGCAACAAGTACGTGCCGCTGCCGGATGTTGTCGGTGCACTCGCGCATCCGGGTCACAGCTATGCGGATGCCGTCATAGCCAGCCGCATTCCTCGCACCCTGCTCGGACTGCTCGTCGGTGCGGCACTGGCGGTCGCCGGCGCCATCATGCAGGGGATCACCCGCAACCCGCTCGCGGATCCGGGACTCTTCGGTGTGAACATCGGCGCGGCCGCCGCCATCGTGACCGGCATGGCCTTTTTCGGGCTCGGCTCGGCAGCCACGAGCGTCTGGGTCGCGCTTCCGGGCGCCTTCGCCGCCGTGGTGATCGTCTACCTGATCGGTTCGGGGCGCGGGCGTGCAACGCCGGTGCGGCTGGTGCTGGCCGGCGTTGTGGTCTCCGCGGTTCTGGCCGCGTACATTCAGGCCATCACCCTGAGCCTGCCGACGGTCTTCGAGGTCTATCGCTTCTGGGTCATCGGCTCGCTCGCCGGTCGCGACCCGCAGCTCGTGACGGCAATTCTGCCCGTCGTCATCGCCGGGCTGGTGCTGGCGTTCACGCTGGCCGGCTCCCTGAACGCCCTGGCCCTCGGCGACGACACGGCTCGTGCGCTCGGCGCGCACGTCGGCCGCACTCGCATTCTGGGCGCCCTGGCGACGACGCTGTTGTGTGCCGCATCGACCGCCGCCGTCGGCCCGATAGCCTTCGTGGGGCTCGCCGTTCCGCACATCGTGCGTGCCTTCACCGGGAGCGACCATCGGTGGCTGCTGCCATACAGCCTCATCGTTGGTCCCTCGCTGCTGCTCGCCGCCGATGTGATAGGGCGTGTCATCGTGAGTCCCGCCGAGTTGATGGTCGGCATCGTGACGGCGTTCGTGGGTGCCCCTGTGCTCGTGCTCGCGGTGCGGCGCATGAGGGTCGGAGCATGA
- a CDS encoding DUF1990 family protein — MTRDELPLEARSFSRGVEGVSRPDRLAESLRAGFRVFERRVLIGTGNDRWNFARREALSWGIKRRSGFTVERPGRENGDDRRVVARDNAWIAVAIGPVRVREPVRVVWAVDDESRAGFAYATLAGHPVSGEEAFIVERGADDTVWLRIRSVSRAGDGAWRLLYPLLRLAQGLARSRYFRALAGVIGDAQSGRE, encoded by the coding sequence GTGACACGCGACGAGTTGCCGCTGGAGGCGCGCTCGTTCAGTCGGGGTGTCGAGGGCGTGAGCCGCCCCGACCGCCTTGCCGAGTCCCTGCGGGCCGGATTTCGTGTATTCGAGCGTCGGGTGCTCATCGGCACGGGGAATGATCGCTGGAATTTTGCGCGCAGGGAGGCGCTGAGCTGGGGAATCAAGCGCCGCAGCGGTTTCACGGTCGAACGGCCCGGACGTGAGAACGGCGATGATCGGCGGGTCGTCGCGAGAGACAATGCCTGGATCGCTGTTGCGATCGGACCGGTACGTGTTCGTGAACCCGTGCGCGTGGTCTGGGCCGTTGACGACGAGAGCAGAGCGGGCTTCGCCTATGCAACGCTCGCGGGACATCCGGTCAGCGGAGAAGAGGCGTTCATCGTCGAACGAGGTGCCGATGACACGGTGTGGCTGAGGATACGCTCGGTGTCCCGTGCCGGAGACGGAGCGTGGCGACTGCTCTATCCGTTGCTTCGCCTCGCCCAGGGGCTCGCACGGTCACGATACTTCCGCGCGTTGGCCGGCGTCATCGGCGACGCGCAAAGCGGACGAGAATAG
- a CDS encoding FecCD family ABC transporter permease produces MSGGVVRVGRRVSIRVRRGALVIAGLLIVAIVLVAALTLTLGELGIAPGDLVPTIFGAGTGRDEIVFGAFRGPRLAVAVLVGAAYGVSGTLFQTVTRNPLGSPDVIGLTSGAAAGAAAFGLLWTGILPMPVGALLGACAAMALVWLGTGRGFSSPARMLLIGIGVSAVSLAFVQYVIARAGLEQATLLAAYLNGSLSSRSWSDAAIIGVSVVVLLPLALLLTRRLQLMEMGDEQADALGARSAVTRGLAILLAILLATAAVSVAGPIAFIALTAPQIARRLARTAGPHIVLSALMGAFLLALADLVTQQSPFVVQLPVGIVTAAIGGIYLGYLLVAEWKKGTV; encoded by the coding sequence ATGAGCGGCGGGGTGGTGCGCGTGGGGCGCCGGGTGAGCATCCGGGTGCGCCGCGGTGCACTGGTCATCGCCGGGCTGCTGATAGTGGCGATTGTTCTCGTCGCCGCCCTGACCCTCACACTCGGCGAATTGGGGATTGCCCCCGGCGACCTGGTGCCGACCATCTTCGGTGCGGGCACCGGCCGCGACGAGATAGTCTTCGGGGCCTTCCGCGGGCCACGCCTTGCCGTCGCCGTTCTCGTCGGCGCCGCATACGGGGTATCAGGAACCTTGTTTCAGACGGTGACGCGCAATCCGCTCGGCAGTCCAGACGTGATCGGCTTGACCTCCGGTGCCGCCGCGGGCGCCGCTGCATTCGGGCTGTTGTGGACCGGAATACTGCCTATGCCGGTGGGCGCACTGCTCGGCGCCTGCGCCGCCATGGCGCTCGTCTGGCTCGGCACGGGGCGCGGGTTCTCCTCGCCCGCGCGCATGTTGCTGATTGGCATCGGGGTCTCCGCCGTCTCGCTCGCCTTTGTGCAATACGTCATCGCCAGGGCCGGGCTCGAGCAGGCCACCCTGCTCGCCGCCTACCTCAACGGCAGCCTGTCATCGCGTAGCTGGAGCGACGCGGCGATCATCGGCGTCAGCGTCGTGGTACTTCTGCCACTGGCGCTCCTGCTCACCCGGCGGCTGCAGCTCATGGAGATGGGCGATGAACAGGCGGATGCCCTCGGTGCGCGCAGTGCCGTCACGCGCGGGCTGGCCATCCTGCTGGCTATCCTGCTCGCGACGGCGGCGGTGAGTGTTGCCGGTCCGATCGCCTTCATTGCGCTCACCGCCCCGCAGATCGCGCGTCGTCTCGCTCGTACCGCGGGACCACACATCGTGCTCTCGGCGCTGATGGGGGCATTTCTGCTGGCGTTGGCCGATCTGGTGACCCAGCAGTCCCCGTTCGTCGTGCAGTTGCCCGTTGGCATCGTCACCGCCGCGATAGGCGGAATCTACCTCGGCTATCTGCTGGTCGCGGAATGGAAGAAGGGAACCGTCTGA
- a CDS encoding iron-siderophore ABC transporter substrate-binding protein, producing MKGTTVRQNRVRSRSVALLAAAMVAVVLTGCATGPSATGPSAASDSQANFPVIISGALGDAVIPAKPKRVVTIGWGAADTVISLGTIPVGMEAATWGGDKDQYFPWTRAAIEAKGDALPTTFNVYPEIDVEKILSLTPDLILAPQSGLTAEQFATLSKIAPTVAYPKEAWRTSWTDEISIIGKALGQSARAAGLTTSIKATIAKAAAAHPQFADVSFAYVYSAEPGQLSLYQAGDPRVDLLSGLGLALDPTVAAVPLTKGSFSSTVGLERADLLKNVDVLFTWFNDAANEKSIEAQPLFAQIPAFKRGSYVASVDNQLGMASSMITPLSVPWALDKYIPMITKAVEKVGK from the coding sequence ATGAAAGGTACAACTGTGCGCCAGAACCGAGTCCGATCCCGAAGTGTGGCGCTGCTGGCCGCGGCGATGGTGGCCGTGGTGCTGACCGGATGCGCCACCGGCCCCTCCGCGACCGGCCCGAGCGCCGCATCCGATTCGCAAGCGAACTTTCCCGTCATCATCTCGGGTGCACTCGGCGACGCGGTGATTCCGGCGAAGCCGAAGCGTGTTGTCACCATTGGCTGGGGCGCCGCAGACACCGTGATTTCGCTGGGCACGATCCCGGTCGGCATGGAGGCGGCGACGTGGGGAGGCGACAAGGACCAGTATTTTCCGTGGACACGGGCCGCGATCGAGGCGAAGGGTGACGCGCTGCCGACCACGTTCAACGTCTACCCGGAGATCGATGTCGAGAAGATCCTCTCCCTCACCCCGGACCTGATTCTCGCGCCGCAATCGGGTCTGACCGCAGAGCAGTTCGCCACCCTGTCGAAGATCGCGCCGACGGTGGCGTACCCGAAAGAGGCGTGGCGCACCAGCTGGACCGATGAGATCTCGATCATCGGCAAGGCGCTCGGGCAGAGTGCCAGGGCCGCTGGCCTCACCACGAGCATCAAGGCGACCATCGCCAAGGCCGCGGCTGCGCATCCGCAGTTCGCCGATGTGAGCTTCGCCTACGTCTATTCGGCCGAGCCCGGCCAACTGTCGCTGTATCAGGCGGGCGATCCGCGGGTCGATCTGCTTTCCGGTCTCGGTCTCGCGCTCGATCCGACCGTGGCGGCAGTTCCGCTCACGAAGGGAAGCTTTTCCTCCACCGTCGGCCTGGAACGCGCCGATCTGCTGAAGAATGTCGACGTGCTCTTCACCTGGTTCAACGATGCCGCCAACGAGAAGAGCATCGAGGCGCAGCCGCTGTTCGCGCAGATTCCCGCCTTCAAGCGCGGGTCGTACGTGGCCAGCGTCGACAACCAGCTGGGCATGGCCTCGAGCATGATCACCCCGTTGAGCGTGCCCTGGGCACTCGACAAGTACATTCCGATGATCACGAAAGCCGTCGAAAAGGTAGGTAAGTAG
- the lepA gene encoding translation elongation factor 4, with protein MSPRALKALEPAATPPALIRNFCIIAHIDHGKSTLADRMLQITGVVSDRDMRAQYLDRMDIERERGITIKSQAVRMPWQLGANTYALNMIDTPGHVDFTYEVSRSLAACEGAILLVDAAQGIEAQTLANLYLALENDLTIIPVLNKIDLPAADPEKYAKELASLIGGSPDDVLRVSGKTGAGVEDLLDRLTELVPAPSGDADAPARAMIFDSVYDSYRGVVTYVRMIDGTLAPRERIQMMSTRATHEILEIGVSSPEPTPSKGLAVGEVGYLITGVKDVRQSKVGDTVTTASKPATKALPGYTEPLPMVFSGLYPIDGSDYPELREALDKLKLSDAALVYEPETSVALGFGFRCGFLGLLHLEIVTERLDREFGLDLITTAPSVIYQVTTEDKKTVTVTNPSEFPGGKISSVTEPIVKAAILAPKDYVGVIMELCQGRRGTLLGMDYLGEDRVEIKYTMPLGEIVFDFFDQLKSKTAGYASLDYEPAGEQEADLVKVDILLQGEQVDAFSAIVHREKAYAYGVLMTGRLRELIPRQQFEVPIQAAIGARIIARESIRAMRKDVLAKCYGGDITRKRKLLEKQKEGKKRMKMVGRVEVPQEAFIAALSGDVEKKDKK; from the coding sequence ATGTCACCACGAGCTCTGAAGGCCCTTGAGCCCGCCGCGACTCCTCCGGCCCTCATCCGCAACTTCTGCATCATCGCGCACATCGACCACGGCAAGTCCACGCTGGCCGACCGCATGTTGCAGATCACCGGCGTGGTCAGCGACCGCGACATGCGCGCCCAATACCTGGACCGCATGGACATCGAACGCGAGCGCGGCATCACCATCAAGAGCCAGGCGGTGCGGATGCCGTGGCAGCTCGGTGCCAACACCTACGCCCTCAACATGATCGACACACCCGGGCACGTCGACTTCACCTACGAGGTGAGCCGCTCGCTTGCCGCCTGCGAGGGCGCCATTCTGCTCGTGGACGCCGCTCAGGGCATCGAGGCGCAGACCCTCGCCAATCTCTACCTGGCTCTCGAGAACGACCTGACGATCATCCCCGTGCTCAACAAGATCGACCTGCCCGCCGCCGACCCCGAGAAGTACGCCAAGGAACTGGCCAGCCTCATCGGTGGTTCGCCCGACGACGTGCTGCGCGTCTCGGGCAAGACCGGCGCCGGCGTCGAGGATCTGCTCGACCGTCTCACCGAACTCGTTCCCGCCCCGAGCGGCGATGCGGATGCCCCCGCTCGTGCCATGATCTTCGACTCCGTCTACGACTCATACCGGGGCGTCGTCACCTATGTGCGCATGATCGACGGAACGCTGGCGCCGCGGGAACGCATCCAGATGATGTCGACGAGGGCAACACACGAGATTCTCGAGATCGGTGTGAGTTCGCCGGAGCCGACGCCCAGCAAGGGTCTCGCGGTCGGCGAGGTCGGCTACCTGATCACGGGCGTGAAAGACGTGCGCCAGTCCAAGGTCGGCGATACGGTCACTACCGCGTCGAAGCCGGCCACGAAGGCGCTGCCCGGCTACACCGAGCCGTTGCCGATGGTGTTCTCCGGTCTCTACCCGATTGACGGCAGCGACTATCCCGAACTGCGGGAGGCGCTCGACAAGCTCAAGCTGTCGGATGCCGCCCTCGTCTACGAACCGGAGACATCCGTCGCTCTCGGTTTCGGTTTCCGTTGCGGCTTCCTCGGTCTGCTGCACCTGGAGATCGTGACCGAGCGGCTCGATCGCGAATTCGGCCTCGACCTCATCACGACGGCTCCGAGCGTGATCTACCAGGTCACCACGGAGGACAAGAAGACGGTCACCGTCACGAACCCGAGCGAGTTTCCCGGCGGCAAGATCTCCAGCGTGACAGAGCCGATAGTGAAGGCCGCGATCCTGGCGCCCAAGGACTACGTCGGCGTGATCATGGAGCTCTGTCAGGGGCGCCGCGGCACGCTGCTCGGCATGGACTACCTCGGTGAGGACCGGGTCGAGATCAAGTACACGATGCCGCTCGGCGAGATCGTCTTCGACTTCTTCGACCAGCTCAAGAGCAAGACGGCCGGATACGCCTCGCTCGACTACGAGCCGGCGGGAGAGCAGGAGGCCGACCTGGTGAAGGTCGACATTCTGCTGCAGGGAGAGCAGGTCGACGCGTTCAGCGCCATCGTGCATCGTGAGAAGGCGTACGCGTACGGTGTGCTCATGACCGGCCGGTTGCGTGAGTTGATCCCGCGCCAGCAGTTCGAGGTGCCCATCCAGGCGGCGATTGGTGCACGCATCATCGCACGCGAGAGCATCCGGGCCATGCGCAAGGATGTGCTGGCCAAGTGCTACGGCGGTGACATCACCCGCAAGCGCAAGCTGCTCGAGAAGCAGAAGGAGGGCAAGAAGCGCATGAAGATGGTCGGCCGCGTCGAGGTGCCGCAGGAGGCCTTCATCGCCGCGCTCTCCGGTGACGTGGAGAAGAAAGACAAGAAGTAG